The following are encoded together in the Anopheles nili chromosome 3, idAnoNiliSN_F5_01, whole genome shotgun sequence genome:
- the LOC128727792 gene encoding probable NADH dehydrogenase [ubiquinone] 1 alpha subcomplex subunit 12 codes for MSRYVGLDKLGKLFSYVRDNGGIRASLYKLYRMDEMKSGRLVGEDKYGNKYYEDPSQFYGRNRWVEYAPHFNMEYDGSQIPSDWFGWMHYKTDLPPNRDGNRPHYAWMCDHSENTSGTKDAYMPYSTTRPKIEAWDPKKSQTK; via the exons ATGTCCCGCTACGTTGGTTTGGACAAGTTGGGTAAACTATTCAGCTATGTCCGCGACAACGGAGGTATTCGAGCCAGTTTGTACAAGCTGTACAG AatggatgaaatgaaatctGGCCGGCTGGTTGGTGAAGACAAGTACGGTAACAAATACTACGAGGACCCTTCGCAGTTTTACGGCCGAAATCGTTGGGTAGAATATGCACCACATTTCAACATGGAGTACGACGGATCGCAAATCCCGTCCGATTGGTTTGGTTGGATGCATTACAAG ACTGATCTGCCGCCAAATCGTGATGGAAATCGTCCTCACTACGCGTGGATGTGTGATCACAGTGAAAACACTTCAGGAACTAAGG ACGCTTATATGCCGTACTCAACAACTCGCCCTAAAATTGAAGCGTGGGATCCAAAAAAATCCCAGACTAAGTAA
- the LOC128722944 gene encoding protein amalgam yields MGYINLLELKLLLNISLVVLLVSGHGTQTELQPEFLAPLDNLTMTQGRDISFTCVVNNLGQYRVAWIKSDSKAILAIHTHMVALNPRLSVTHNGHNTWKLHISHVQLNDSGSYMCQVNTDPMRHQSGSLDVVVPPDILNENEPNTLEGGVANEGGNVQLVCQATGVPEPGVQWRRENGKDIVVRTEGREKQVVKFVEGERLVLNQVQRTDMGGYLCIASNGVPPTVSKRFDVQVNFPPNVKAGNQLVAAPVESHVLLQCIVEAFPTPLNGWHKHDGMKLYEGEKYTINEEKLNAYTWQLNLTVKNLHKGDFGPYICSSINALGKSDARIRLQELHLPPKPTTTPTPYVPSTVKQPRRKQHYNTHGKGHDPSKGANTFNRDTYIIHHIQENDYLGSLVVHDGNTGHGMTGVNGATAGTGNGLGGPGGTNGGLEKPRNTQMPAPIPSQQPHWILNIKSRSAAIFSRRRTVAFVSCCLLMIYSLLMLLTFT; encoded by the exons ATGGGATACATAAATCTGCTCGAACTAAAGCTTTTGTTAAATATATCATTAGTCGTGCTGCTGGTAAGCG GACATGGCACTCAGACGGAGCTTCAGCCCGAGTTTCTGGCCCCGCTGGACAATCTCACGATGACGCAGGGCCGCGACATCTCGTTCACGTGCGTCGTGAACAATCTCGGCCAGTACAGG GTGGCGTGGATAAAATCCGACTCGAAGGCCATCCTTGCCATCCACACGCACATGGTCGCCCTAAACCCGCGGCTCTCCGTCACCCACAACGGGCACAACACGTGGAAGCTGCACATCTCGCACGTGCAGCTCAACGACTCCGGCAGCTACATGTGCCAGGTGAACACGGATCCCATGCGCCACCAG TCGGGTAGCCTGGACGTCGTCGTGCCGCCGGACATtttgaacgaaaacgaaccgaacacGCTCGAGGGCGGTGTGGCCAACGAAGGCGGCAACGTGCAGCTCGTGTGCCAGGCGACAGGCGTTCCGGAACCGGGAGTGCAATGGAGACGCGAGAACGGCAAGGACATCGTCGTGCGAACGGAGGGCCGCGAGAAGCAAG TCGTAAAATTCGTCGAGGGCGAACGGCTCGTCCTGAATCAGGTGCAGCGGACCGACATGGGCGGATATCTCTGCATAGCGTCGAACGGCGTTCCACCCACCGTGAGCAAGCGGTTCGACGTGCAAGTTAACT TTCCTCCGAACGTGAAAGCGGGCAACCAACTGGTAGCGGCACCGGTCGAGAGCCATGTACTGCTGCAGTGCATCGTGGAGGCGTTCCCAACCCCACTGAATGGCTGGCACAAGCATGACG GCATGAAGCTGTACGAAGGCGAAAAGTACACGATCAACGAGGAAAAGCTGAACGCGTACACCTGGCAGCTGAACTTAACCGTGAAGAACCTCCACAAGGGCGACTTTGGGCCGTACATTTGCTCCAGCATCAACGCGCTGGGAAAATCGGACGCCCGGATACGGCTGCAAG AGCTTCAcctgccaccgaaaccgacgaCAACGCCCACGCCTTACGTGCCGTCGACGGTGAAACAACCGCGCCGAAAGCAGCACTACAACACCCACGGCAAGGGGCACGATCCTAGCAAGGGCGCCAACACCTTCAACCGGGACACGTACATCATCCACCACATCCAGGAGAACGACTATCTCGGCAGCCTGGTAGTGCACGACG GTAACACCGGACACGGGATGACAGGCGTGAACGGTGCAACGGCCGGTACGGGCAACGGACTGGGTGGTCCGGGAGGCACCAACGGTGGGCTGGAAAAGCCCCGCAACACGCAGATGCCGGCACCGATCCCGTCACAGCAACCGCACTGGATCCTGAACATCAAATCCCGCTCGGCGGCCATCTTCAGCCGCAGGCGCACGGTCGCGTTCGTTAGTTGTTGTTTGCTGATGATTTATAgtctgttgatgctgctgacATTTACATGA
- the LOC128722629 gene encoding thioester-containing protein 1 allele R1-like: MIALPKHDVSIVLANLDTANNTFEIANLGEEEDMIITTKVDQRNVQLYTIPSEWTHGGRQELELDIIVVTELKEMTRLTGQIQLANLPKVLIQLSHTLHTPGDFMKFRILLTDELNRPLARTETPFNVTITLLHETQHTVTSWEAQLYPDEIFSDQYLFADDRDIGNWNITVTLAGQTTTKPFKVAPYTAPIHSITINPGELITQDYEQLEINVQATYTFGKPIRGTLMVSVTGGDRSIDADPLPIDGNQNVNVKVSELLEALRNEESEANLIYIQASVLTSNGITDRTYRESIAVPIYPLPYKVVLHRLVDFFPGHNATLLVEITTPTGKPYDGWKYMSDSVSIVVDFESEDNVPSVQFEQALEPDGTAILSIPTHQSTELVKVRVAFQKASFSLTLEATYNPQLSIRAVPSSNIAATTRDRLTNGSIRARETIKLAIASSHPMDGIVAVIRKHDGENIPLFINCYHRNYYDHLVHDLVRPTDVKRVYIFGRFDGTLVQTATLDREPPVSHQVDIEVTGTEVRVRTKQDVAQVGIAIYEGVLDEEHFDSIYTHSMFNGSVFPENLPGLGHIETEQKQSLGSSRLNHLLLWKEVNVKNGFAMLNFNAPPYVNHWIVSAFAFSATEGLGIGRPVQGDRQQEVEIYVHIPYWARKMETISVDVYIVNNRNHPVNFMLLELLNTANEFIFLNNSGHTDATKKLVYGRLDPYQVERAEFLIQPRKLGSITLKANAYIKGNIQIATAETILRTVPESVQRTQSIVRLFNVDKSVQRFDRLKIPIPRTAEKGSEKITLSLHQEQLQIASLPVSLLLDKLVEADPFTMAIKASLYLDVLTLGNVERIERRAAAADMVNTSAHMIEALANGDGSFTISQSHSPSSPCWDTVIAVQALTNANRHLKNKHHEDSILKSLNWLKDKQARDGHFCAGEENANDTEHVELTSHVLMSYFNMESYTWRFVTVIERAKNHLLSSIGKLTDSYQLALVGHVLQFSQQHATGTNNQAAIEERVRNILAELLSNKNQSPTGLKLWWGSPTSKRNLENTAYALIMLTSKKFLLQAAPIVNWIKDQPYRLAPQPISPDSHVALRALIEYAKRTTLLDKQYNAEVVANDRNGEIWRSELNDGSNNRVLNLPSTTRSLSLSINGTIAGAFEIVYSYMEAVTEQVQKFEIDLIRYDSSNDDYTDWRICLRFIPKGSFDKTNMVTCEISFPTGYIALDDSVDELNELQDVVTTTLKNRETQLLITFEEISVQQRCFNVTGFRRNVETRLQPGTIKVYDITDKNNFAFKQLDTKHR; the protein is encoded by the exons ATGATAG CGTTGCCGAAACATGATGTAAGCATCGTGTTGGCAAACCTGGACACGGCAAACAATACGTTCGAGATAGCGAACCTCGGTGAGGAAGAGGATATGATCATCACAACCAAGGTCGATCAAAGGAATGTACAACTCTACACGATTCCTTCCGAATGGACGCACGGCGGACGTCAAGAGCTAGAGCTAGACATCATCGTTGTAACGGAACTGAAGGAAATGACACGCTTGACTGGCCAAATTCAGCTGGCAAATCTACCAAAAGTGCTTATCCAACTAAGCCACACTCTGCACACTCCTGGGGACTTCATGAAGTTTCGCATTCTGCTGACGGACGAGTTGAACAGACCATTGGCCAGAACGGAAACGCCATTCAACGTAACGATAACGTTGCTCCATGAAACACAGCACACTGTGACATCCTGGGAGGCGCAGCTATATCCGGACGAGATTTTTAGCGATCAATACCTGTTTGCTGACGATCGCGACATCGGAAACTGGAACATCACCGTGACGCTCGCTGGACAAACCACAACGAAACCATTCAAAGTGGCACCGTACACGGCTCCGATTCACAGCATTACCATCAACCCGGGTGAATTGATTACGCAAGATTACGAGCAGCTCGAAATTAACGTGCAAGCGACGTATACATTCGGAAAACCCATCCGCGGAACGTTGATGGTGAGCGTTACTGGtggcgatcgttcgatcgatgcaGATCCGCTGCCGATCGATGGCAACCAGAACGTAAATGTTAAGGTTTCAGAGCTGCTGGAAGCGCTGAGAAACGAAGAATCCGAGGCGAATCTCATCTACATACAGGCATCAGTGCTGACTTCAAATGGCATAACCGATCGGACGTACCGTGAGAGTATAGCCGTACCAATCTACCCACTCCCGTACAAGGTTGTGCTGCACAGGCTAGTTGATTTCTTTCCTGGCCACAATGCAACTCTGCTGGTCGAAATTACGACGCCTACCGGAAAGCCCTACGATGGATGGAAATACATGAGTGACAGCGTGTCCATTGTGGTGGATTTCGAAAGCGAAGACAACGTGCCAAGTGTACAGTTTGAGCAGGCACTGGAGCCCGACGGTACTGCGATTCTCTCCATACCAACTCACCAATCCACAGAACTTGTAAAAGTCCGTGTAGCGTTTCAAAAGGCCAGCTTTTCCCTCACATTGGAAGCAACCTACAACCCTCAGCTTTCAATCCGTGCAGTGCCTTCAAGCAACATCGCTGCAACCACTCGTGATCGGTTGACGAATGGTTCCATTCGGGCAAGGGAGACCATTAAACTGGCGATAGCGTCCTCTCACCCAATGGATGGAATTGTGGCCGTCATTCGCAAACATGACGGTGAAAATATCCCACTGTTCATTAACTGCTATCACCGCAATTATTACGATCATCTCGTGCATGACCTAGTTCGTCCAACGGATGTCAAGCGTGTGTACATATTTGGGAGATTCGACGGTACGTTGGTGCAAACTGCGACACTTGACAGGGAACCTCCTGTGTCCCATCAG GTGGACATTGAGGTTACGGGCACGGAAGTGCGTGTACGAACGAAACAAGACGTTGCTCAGGTTGGTATCGCTATTTACGAAGGTGTCCTGGACGAGGAACACTTTGATAGCATCTACACGCACTCAATGTTCAACGGGTCCGTGTTCCCGGAG AATCTACCGGGATTGGGTCACATAGAAACGGAACAAAAGCAGTCGTTGGGATCGTCGCGGCTAAATCATTTACTTCTGTGGAAAGAAGTGAATGTCAA AAATGGCTTTGCAATGCTTAATTTTAACGCTCCACCGTACGTAAACCACTGGATAGTGAGTGCATTCGCGTTTAGCGCCACGGAAGGCCTCGGCATTGGGCGTCCTGTTCAGGGAGATCGCCAGCAAGAGGTTGAAATTTATGTACACATCCCATACTGGGCAAGAAAGATGGAAACGATTTCGGTCGATGTATACATCGTCAACAATCGAAATCACCCTGTTAACTTTATGCTCCTGGAACTGTTGAACACAGCAAACGAATTTATCTTTCTCAACAACTCGGGCCACACTGACG CCACAAAGAAATTAGTCTACGGTCGACTGGATCCATATCAGGTGGAAAGGGCCGAATTTCTCATCCAACCCAGAAAACTCGGATCAATTACACTAAAGGCAAACGCTTACATAAAGGGTAACATCCAGATAGCCACGGCTGAAACTATACTTAGAACCGTGCCGGAAAGCGTTCAACGAACGCAGAGCATAGTGCGTCTGTTCAACGTCGATAAATCCGTGCAGCGGTTTGATAGACTTAAGATTCCAATTCCACGCACCGCGGAAAAAGGATCGGAGAAAATAACCCTATCTCTGCACCAGGAGCAGCTTCAAATTGCTTCACTTCCGGTGAGCCTTCTGTTGGACAAGCTCGTCGAGGCGGACCCGTTCACGATGGCCATAAAGGCGTCCCTATACTTAGACGTCCTGACGCTGGGAAATGTGGAAAGGATAGAACGAAGGGCCGCAGCTGCCGACATGGTCAATACATCAGCCCATATGATCGAGGCTCTTGCAAATGGAGACGGCTCGTTCACCATCTCCCAAAGCCATTCTCCCTCGTCGCCGTGTTGGGACACGGTCATAGCTGTTCAGGCGTTAACCAATGCCAACAGGcatctaaaaaacaaacatcatgaAGATTCTATTTTAAAATCACTTAACTGGTTGAAGGATAAACAGGCTAGAGATGGTCATTTTTGCGCTGGTGAGGAAAATGCTAACGATACCGAACACGTGGAATTAACCTCTCATGTATTGATGTCGTACTTCAATATGGAAAGCTACACATGGCGCTTTGTTACGGTTattgaaagagcaaaaaatcatcTCCTATCTAGTATCGGGAAGTTAACCGATTCGTATCAACTCGCCTTAGTTGGACACGTGTTGCAGTTCTCGCAACAACATGCGACGGGTACCAACAATCAGGCAGCAATAGAAGAAAGAGTTAGAAATATTCTGGCCGAACTTCTTTCGAACAAAAACCAAAGCCCCACGGGACTGAAGCTATGGTGGGGTTCTCCTACTTCAAAGCGAAATCTAGAAAATACGGCGTATGCGCTTATAATGTTAACCTCAAAAAAATTCCTCCTTCAAGCAGCGCCTATAGTTAACTGGATCAAAGATCAACCATACCGGCTAGCACCCCAACCAATCTCGCCTGATTCGCACGTCGCGCTCCGGGCACTGATCGAGTATGCAAAACGGACAACGTTGCTTGATAAACAGTACAATGCCGAAGTTGTAGCTAATGACAGAAACGGTGAAATATGGCGATCTGAGCTGAACGATGGTAGCAACAATCGTGTTCTCAACCTGCCATCAACCACACGTTCCTTGAGCTTATCAATCAATGGAACAATAGCGGGCGCGTTTGAGATCGTCTACAGCTACATGGAGGCTGTTACGGAGCAGGTGCAAAAGTTTGAAATCGACCTGATACGATACGACTCGTCTAACGATGACTACACCGACTGGCGCATATGCTTGCGGTTCATCCCAAAGGGATCGTTCGACAAGACAAACATGGTTACGTGCGAGATTTCTTTTCCGACCGGGTACATCGCCCTAGACGACAGTGTGGACGAGCTGAATGAACTTCAGGACGTAGTC ACAACCACCTTGAAGAACCGCGAAACCCAGCTATTGATCACTTTCGAAGAGATCAGTGTGCAGCAGAGATGTTTCAATGTGACCGGATTCCGCCGGAACGTGGAAACTCGTTTACAACCAGGCACAATCAAAGTGTATGACATAACCGACAAAA ATAATTTTGCATTTAAGCAATTAGATACCAAACACAGGTAA
- the LOC128722632 gene encoding serine/threonine-protein phosphatase 2A activator produces the protein MSEEGAESAPKREFVVPQKLIKSPTDMEVWRMSEAYYDLLGFISSMSVALQGTRNSQNVTMPAVVEKLLKALERLEQLAIETPPVDQPARFGNVAYKSWFQKMQSESTQLINDALPESLQDATKELLVYFVDCFGNPTRIDYGTGHELAFIMFLMCLFKIGAVERKDEVVIGLKLFHQYIILVRKLQVTYRMEPAGSHGVWSLDDFQFVPFIWGSAQLSVNSPIEPVQFVEEKTIEKYKKELMFVGCIDYIQQVKTGHFAEHSNQLWSISAVPQWSKICTGLIKMYQKEVLSKFPVMQHVYFGSVLTLKTVKPGTVLPSPRLGMIPRQHGSVPLVPAPPKFAGGDGM, from the exons ATGTCGGAAGAAG GTGCAGAAAGCGCACCGAAGCGCGAATTTGTTGTTCCACAAAAGCTTATCAAATCTCCCACCGATATGGAGGTGTGGAGGATGTCGGAAGCATATTACGATCTGCTGGGATTCATCAGTAGCATGTCCGTGGCGTTGCAGGGAACTCGCAATAGCCAAAATGTAACGATGCCAGCTGTGGTTGAAAAGTTGCTGAAAGCATTGGAACGGCTTGAGCAGCTGGCAATTGAAACGCCACCAGTTGACCAGCCGGCACGATTCGGTAATGTTGCCTACAAGAGTTGGTTTCAAAAAATGCAATCAGAGAGTACGCAATTGATAAACGATGCATTGCCCGAGTCCTTGCAAGACGCAACGAAAGAGCTATTGGTTTACTTCGTTGATTGCTTCGGTAATCCTACGCGTATTGACTACGGCACTGGTCATGAATTGGCGTTTATCATGTTTCTGATGTGTCTGTTCAAAATCGGTGCCGTTGAACGGAAGGATGAAGTTGTAATTGGTCTCAAG CTCTTTCACCAATACATCATACTCGTACGTAAGTTGCAAGTgacctatcgaatggaaccaGCTGGCAGTCATGGAGTGTGGAGTTTGGATGATTTTCAGTTTGTCCCTTTTATATGGGGCAGTGCACAACTGTCCGTCAACAGTCCAATCGAGCCGGTACAGTTTGTTGAGGAGAAAACGATCGAGAAATACAAAAAGGAGTTGATGTTTGTTGGATGCATCGACTACATTCAGCAGGTGAAAACTGGTCACTTTGCCGAGCACTCAAATCAACTGTGGAGCATTAGTGCCGTTCCGCAGTGGTCAAAGATCTGTACCGGGCtgataaaaatgtatcaaaaagAGGTACTTTCTAAATTCCCCGTCATGCAGCATGTCTACTTCGGATCGGTGCTCACATTGAAGACGGTAAAACCAGGCACTGTGTTGCCTAGCCCTAGGCTAGGGATGATTCCTCGTCAACATGGTTCTGTGCCATTGGTACCAGCGCCACCGAAGTTTGCTGGTGGCGATGGAATGTGA